The stretch of DNA TGCCCCTGTCTCCACCCGGCTGCTTCCCTGGTCGTTGAGGGTGCTAGGAAACAGTGGCGTGACAAGTGGCAACCACGGTCCTCGCTGGGCGAGAGACAAGCAGGTTGCATGGGTGGGGAGGAAAAATGTTTGTATGTGTTGGTGTGGGCATGGCTTCCTTGGTATGGCAGCAGGATGAAGCTTCCTTGCTGCTCTGCTCTTCCTCTTCTCCTCGTGAGCGATCCGACATGGATAGCCCCAGCTAACGCACCTTCTCTCCTGGTCACTTGCATTATTCAATCCATCCACGGGCTGAAgcatttcatcagaagggtggtATCTGAAGCTTGATCAACAGTTATTTGCACCACCAAATGTTTCTTTAGATGCACTGAAAGAAGTTCCATTGTTGATTATGTACAAGTTAGTGTACACCTAAACAGTGCAGATGATGCTAAATGGAGACAGATAAACAGCAAGACCTGTCTCGGCATCTTCACATTCTGAAACATGCACACTAACTGAACTTTCAGCATCCGCAGTCAAAAAGCTACATGACTGAAAGTCTGCTGACCCAAAAAGCTTGTTTCACGCGACAGAAGCTTTTGTTTGCTACCCTGATATCATTTCACCTGAAACATGAGAGAAGGAAATTGATTATTTATAACATCAGACTAATCTAGTAATAAAGGCACCACAAAAAGGTAAAGCAGAAAGCTATTCCCCTATAAGAAAAATGTTGGGACTTTTCGGCAGCAGAATGTACTTCTAAACAATCATTAGAATTTATGTGAAGTTCATAACAGAATGATCAGCACAATAAAGTCCAGGGCAGCTTACATCCTGCATATTTTTAAAACAAAAGCAGAGCAAAACTAAGAATAACATCTAACGATACAAATCAGATTTAGGTTGTCGTATTTTTACAATATCTAGCATGCGATAAATTGATGCCCTACCTCTTCATCTAACTTGAGGAGTATCTTCCAACAGTACAAAAAATAGCTTTGGTTTTTCCAGCTGAACACCTAGCCTTGAACAGAAAATTGTCAAAATCAATCATAAACTTGTTGCCTAGCAGAAAAAGAGGCCCTAATAAGATAAATCCAACTCAAAATGTGCATTTTTATATGCAGTTGGCAGTCCTAATATCTTACTTGATTATTTGCATGAGCCAATATCTAACCTGTAATTATCTATCACACCATACAGGTATTGAATAGGATGACATCATCAAAGTGAAAACTTTGACCAGTTTCTTTCCCTCACTTGTTCAGATGATGGCAGTGGCGGAAGCAAAGGGAACAGATGGAACTAATACTTGATGCAACAATACCATGAGCTCATCACCTTATGGAATCATTCTGTTGACCAAGTTACCGTAGCTCTGTGATAACCTATGACTATGATACATCcttatcttcctgagaatcaccaaAATCATCCCCATCATTACCAAGGCCCAATATACAGCTCAGCTTGGCATCCGGCGTAATGCCTGCCTGCAGCATACTGTTGTACATCGCCATAGCTTTTTTCTCATCTCCAATTTTGAAGTATCCAATTATGAGGTCTGTATAAGTTACTACAGTAGGTGTAAGCCCCTTGTTTATCATTTCTTCCATAAACAACTGTGCGCCATCCATCGCAAGCACTTTACTGAAGCCACCAATTAAACAAGTGTAGACAAAAGAATCTGCTGACAAACCCTCTGTTTCCATCTCTCTAAAGATTTCCAGAGCGGCCTTCATGTTTGAGCGCTTACAATAGCATGCAATCAGAGACGTATACAGAATTCTGTCTGGTGTCAGCCCCTCCCCAATCATATGCTTAAGCAATGTCATAGCTTCAGGAAGTTTATCATCATGGCACAGACCATTTATGAGGCTGGTATATGTAAAGATATTAGGCTTTGTCCCCTCATCGACCATTTTATAATACAACCTGAAAGCCTCCTGCAGATCCAAAGCCTTCACAAAACCATCGATAATAATACTGTAAAGCACAGTATCAGGAACATAGCCCCTTTTTATCATGTCTGCGAAAATACCCCACACGTCATTAGGTTTATTGACCTTGCACAGGCCATTGATGATAACTCTGTATGTACAGAGGTTGGGGACAACCCCAAACTGGCGTACTTTATCCAGGAACAGGAAGGCCTCACCAATCAGCCCTTCGTTGCTGAAGCCATGAACAAGAATTGTGCAGGTCACGATGTTGGGGCATATCCCATCACTGACCATGAGCTCAAACACCTCCAATGCTTCTTTCAGTTGCCTATGCCTACAGTACGCATATATCAGACTACTGTAATTGTAAGCATCTGGAACAAAATTATGACGAACCATGTCATTCCAAAGGTCGTAACAAATCTCTAGATCTAGATGTTGACAACAACCATGAAGAACGATGCTGTaaactatgtggtcatgcttgaaTCCTTGATCTTTCAGCCTCTTAGAAAGCTCAAACGCCAATTCAACCCTTCCAGCTCTGCAAAGACCATGCAAAAGCGAACTATAACTCACCAGATTAGGACTGATCCCATTCCTTGCCATCTCAACGAGCATGTAATAGCCTGTCAAAACATCCCCTTGTTTGCATAAGCCATCAACTAATATGCTGTAGCTGTGAACATCTGGGACAAACCCACACTTCTTCATCCCATCAAACACTTCTATGGCCTTGTGAACCTGATTATCATGGCAGAAACCATGAATAACTGCATTAAAACAATAGCTGTTGCAAGGGTAGCCTCTCTGACACAGCATTTGAAGGAAGTTCCATGCAGATTTCACCTGTTTGGCACGGCAAAGCCCATAGAGGTAAGTGCCATAGGTTGCAGCATTTGGCCTCACACCTTCCGTTTCCATTTCAGAAAGAAGCTCTAGAGCTTCCTCCAGGCATAACTTGGCTCCATGTGTATACATACTCATCAGAACTGAATAAGAGTAGATATTTGGTGAAGGACCAGAACTCTTCATATCATCAAACAAACTCCTTGCATACATGATCTGGTTCCCCTCAACTAAGCGCTTCAGCAAGAAGTTGCATACCTGCAAGTCAACTCCAACCTTCTTGGCCTCGACATAAGTGAGGAGAGCATCCTCAAACATCGACAGCTCTACAAAAACCCGGATGATTGTGGCATAAACCTGTACCAACGTCATCGACCCACCCAAATTGCTAGCCAACAAGGACGCCAACTCAAACAACTCCGGCCCGGCATTCCCAAAGTGGTCGACGACGCTCTGAATCAGGCACCGGACCTCCCTAATCCTCCGTGGCAAGAAGGACTGCATAAGCAACGCAAACAGACCGATCGACCGGGGTAGCCCATACACCCTGACACACTCCCTGAAGCTGATCTTCCTGGCATCATCCCAGCTCGATGTCCGGATTGCTCGTGTGATCACAGGATGAAAATACTGGCGTCTATCCTCATTGCCAACAGAGCGCTGACTGGgttcctcctcatcatcatccaaGCTCTTGGCGCAACAGGCCAGAGAAGAGAGGCGTGGATCCAGGGGTCGATGTCTGTTCAAAAGGGCTCGACGCAGACACCCCGGCACTGCACGGCGCATAGACGAGGGACGCAAACCCCCTCCTCCTCCTTACACTGACCACGCCATTCGAGTAAGGGTGAATCCACGCAGGAATCACACCTCATGGACCAGGCTTCCTTAATCAGCTTATTGAGAGGACAGCCCAAGAATGAACAGCGCGAGCTTGCGAATTAGCATCAGAATTTCCTGCAAGAAACGATAAAGAAAACAGTCATTGCTGCAGCTGTCATCCTGAATCTCAAGCCTCATTTGGGGCAACGAATCGAAGCACCCACCAAGCACCATAACAAGAACGAAAATGGTGGGTGATTCGCAGAGTGCGGAGAGGGTGTCCCTGGTCAGGTACAGCCAGTGGCAAGCGAGAACAAGCACTCTAGTGTTTAGAACACTGCCGGCACGGGGGCGTGGTAGAGGGCAGCTCCACGCCCCAAAGACAAACAGCTAACGGGCTGCAGCTCACGACTAATGACGGGGGCGTAGCATAAGCAAAGCAGAAAGATTGGCATGTAATATGAGCTCCATTGATAGCAACACAGCCAAGGAGAAAGATAAATTTGGGAGCGGATTGGAGAGCTTGAGCaggtcagagagagagagagagagagagagagagagagagagagagagagagagagagagagagagagagagagagcacgtACGGGTCAGCAGCCGGCGGTGGAGCCGCGACGCTGCGGGGGACGCGGGGAGCCGGCCGGCGTCGGAGGTGGAGGTTGCGCCGGCGTCGAAGAGGGGTGGGGAGGGCGCCGCCAGGACAgaggaggggggagggagagCGAGCGAGACAGAGCTGCTTTTCCTTTCCTGGGAGGGGCCGGGCCGGGCCGCCGGATATCCATGGCCCAATGTAAGTAGTGATTTTCTTGTTCCCCTCGAAAAAAAAAGCACTCTAGTGATTTTCTTGTTCCCCCCTTAATAAAAAGTAGTGATTTTTTTGTCTGAGCGCACACAAAATCGCCAGGGCATGAGCTTTACCATGACATCTTTAACACTAATCAACGACCATAGCCCTTAACCCTAAACACGAAATCGCCACGGCCATGGCTTTAACCCTAGCTAAGCACCAGATCACCACGGCCACGGCTTTAACCCTGCGCATGAAATAGCCACGGCATGAGCTCACCTTGTCGCGTCTGGAGCCGAGGGGGagctcgtcgtcgtcgtcgtcgtcgcctccTTCACCGGTGTCGAAACCCTAGAAACATGATGAACGTGACTAGACGAGAATTCCCACGTGTCCTTGAGaacgctttgctttatataaaaGAACTTTCCGGCTTGTCATTTGTTGTAAAAAGGATTgagccaccttgctgcactttgtTACTATTGCTACTTGTTACTCGTAACGACTTTACGAATTaccttgcagagaataccttgctggaaaccgcttatcatttccttctgctcctaaTGGGTCCGACACTTTTACTTACCAAAAATACTATGATTGATCCTTTATACTTGTGGATCTTCATCAAACCCCATGACCCTTTTTATCCCACACCATATGGAATTTGATCAATAAAACTTGATTAATAACCCCTGAAAAACTAAAACGGGCGCATGAAGCCCTAAATAGGGATCACCCCCGTTAAGTGCTCCCAGAACACCTGCTGTGTAGGGGAGAGGGGATTTGTCTTGCTCATCACGAGACGAAAGAACCCCTCGCCTCTGACGCCACCTAAACAAGCCTTCCCATCACGGGAGAGGGTTGGCTCCTAGCACACTTTTCgatttttttttgttttattaCTATTATTTATATTTTTTGAATGGAAATATATTTTACTTTAATCTTAAAAACGTTCATTTATCATTTAAAAATATTCACGCAGTGTAAAATATGTTCACACTGCTAAAAATATGTTCTTAGCATTCGAAAAGAATGCTCACGGACTTCGACAAAAGTGTTTGTGATGTTAAAAAAAGTTTGTA from Triticum urartu cultivar G1812 chromosome 3, Tu2.1, whole genome shotgun sequence encodes:
- the LOC125542305 gene encoding pentatricopeptide repeat-containing protein At1g63070, mitochondrial-like, coding for MRRAVPGCLRRALLNRHRPLDPRLSSLACCAKSLDDDEEEPSQRSVGNEDRRQYFHPVITRAIRTSSWDDARKISFRECVRVYGLPRSIGLFALLMQSFLPRRIREVRCLIQSVVDHFGNAGPELFELASLLASNLGGSMTLVQVYATIIRVFVELSMFEDALLTYVEAKKVGVDLQVCNFLLKRLVEGNQIMYARSLFDDMKSSGPSPNIYSYSVLMSMYTHGAKLCLEEALELLSEMETEGVRPNAATYGTYLYGLCRAKQVKSAWNFLQMLCQRGYPCNSYCFNAVIHGFCHDNQVHKAIEVFDGMKKCGFVPDVHSYSILVDGLCKQGDVLTGYYMLVEMARNGISPNLVSYSSLLHGLCRAGRVELAFELSKRLKDQGFKHDHIVYSIVLHGCCQHLDLEICYDLWNDMVRHNFVPDAYNYSSLIYAYCRHRQLKEALEVFELMVSDGICPNIVTCTILVHGFSNEGLIGEAFLFLDKVRQFGVVPNLCTYRVIINGLCKVNKPNDVWGIFADMIKRGYVPDTVLYSIIIDGFVKALDLQEAFRLYYKMVDEGTKPNIFTYTSLINGLCHDDKLPEAMTLLKHMIGEGLTPDRILYTSLIACYCKRSNMKAALEIFREMETEGLSADSFVYTCLIGGFSKVLAMDGAQLFMEEMINKGLTPTVVTYTDLIIGYFKIGDEKKAMAMYNSMLQAGITPDAKLSCILGLGNDGDDFGDSQEDKDVS